From one Salvelinus sp. IW2-2015 linkage group LG11, ASM291031v2, whole genome shotgun sequence genomic stretch:
- the nr1d4b gene encoding nuclear receptor subfamily 1 group D member 1 has translation MENSPGGVILYAGSSGSASPSPGSPSSGYQTQSPRSSHSQSSSPEPVSFPEIGPLKRERGENRGGPSPKLVFQFPEANASTTTTSSGNTYAHPMVAKRPCGFTGTFTKTGGMVLLCKVCGDIASGFHYGVHACEGCKGFFRRSIQQNIHYKMCVKNESCLIMRMNRNRCQHCRFKKCLSVGMSRDAVRFGRIPKREKQRLLDEMQSYMNSLNESASMEIDSSPSSSEAPASPESGDSISSAYHNIFAQEDVKPVIKMAININNNNVRNNPAHESGYSHPAHQTHSHSNPSQGYQSHPTQSYQTHSHCPRNNNVDNAQYTYQPSSNQSQCPMSNGSQSAQTFQANQNSFPAGKSQNQTTCPWKLSGGAKVLACPLNACPVAPRDRSSQQIWEAFSQCFTPAVKEVVEFAKSIPGFQSLSQHDQVMLLKAGTFQVLMVRFCSLFDPKEKTVTFLNGQTYPLMSLRALGMGTLLDAMFEFSEKLGALGLEPDEMALFMAVVLVSADRSGMADVVAVEQLQESLIKALRSLITRRRPDDSTLFPKLLLRLPDLRTLNNLHSDKLLAFSIDL, from the exons ATGGAAAACAGCCCTG GTGGTGTGATACTGTATGCTGGCTCATCTGGTAGTGCCAGCCCCAGCCCTGGCAGCCCCTCCAGCGGGTACCAGACCCAGTCCCCCCGGTCCTCCCACTCCCAATCCTCATCTCCTGAGCCTGTCTCCTTCCCCGAGATCGGCCctctgaagagagaaagaggggagaacaGGGGAGGACCTTCACCCAAACTAGTCTTCCAGTTCCCTGAAGCCAATGCCTCTACAACCACTACATCCTCTGGCAATACCTACGCCCACCCTATGGTGGCCAAGAGGCCCTGCGGCTTCACTGGCACCTTCACCA AGACAGGAGGCATGGTGCTCCTGTGTAAGGTGTGTGGGGACATCGCGTCTGGCTTCCATTACGGCGTTCACGCCTGTGAAGGCTGCAAGGGTTTCTTCCGCCGCAGCATCCAGCAGAACATCCACTACAAGATGTGTGTGAAGAATGAGAGCTGCCTGATCATGCGCATGAACCGCAACCGGTGCCAGCACTGCCGTTTCAAGAAGTGTCTCTCCGTAGGCATGTCCAGAGATG cTGTGCGTTTTGGGCGTATCCCCAAGCGTGAGAAGCAGAGGCTATTGGACGAGATGCAGAGCTACATGAACAGCCTCAATGAATCAGCATCCATGGAGATTGACTCCTCACCTTCTTCCTCTGAGGCCCCAGCCAGTCCAGAATCTGGAGATTCCATTTCCTCTGCCTACCACAACATCTTCGCCCAAGAGGATGTGAAGCCAGTAATCAAGATGGccatcaacatcaacaacaacaatgtcCGCAACAATCCAGCACATGAGTCTGGCTACTCTCACCCGGCACACCAAACCCACTCCCATTCCAACCCCTCTCAGGGGTACCAGTCACACCCCACACAAAGCTACCAGACCCACTCTCACTGCCCACGCAACAACAATGTTGACAACGCACAGTATACCTACCAACCATCATCCAATCAGAGTCAATGCCCAATGTCCAATGGAAGCCAGTCCGCTCAGACCTTCCAAGCCAATCAAAACAGCTTTCCAGCCGGCAAGTCTCAAAACCAGACTACCTGCCCCTGGAAGTTGAGTGGAGGTGCCAAAGTTCTG gcgtGTCCCCTGAACGCATGTCCCGTGGCCCCCCGTGATCGTTCCAGCCAGCAGATATGGGAGGCCTTCTCCCAGTGCTTCACCCCGGCCGTCAAGGAGGTGGTGGAGTTTGCTAAGAGCATCCCAGGGTTCCAGAGTCTCAGCCAGCATGACCAGGTCATGCTGCTTAAGGCCGGCACCTTCCAGGTGCTGATGGTCAGGTTCTGCTCGCTGTTCGACCCCAAGGAGAAGACGGTGACCTTCCTGAACGGCCAAACATACCCCCTGATGTCCCTGCGGGCGCTGGGCATGGGCACTCTGCTGGATGCCATGTTTGAGTTCAGTGAGAAGCTGGGAGCTCTAGGCCTAGAGCCCGATGAGATGGCCCTCTTCATGGCTGTGGTGCTAGTGTCTGCTG ACCGTTCAGGTATGGCTGACGTTGTTGCAGTGGAGCAGCTTCAGGAGAGTCTGATCAAAGCCCTGCGCTCGCTCATCACCCGCCGTCGCCCTGACGACAGCACCCTCTTCCCCAAGCTGCTGCTGCGCCTGCCCGACCTGCGCACCCTCAACAACCTGCACTCCGACAAACTGCTGGCCTTCAGCATCGACCTCTAA